From the genome of Primulina eburnea isolate SZY01 chromosome 12, ASM2296580v1, whole genome shotgun sequence, one region includes:
- the LOC140807202 gene encoding LOW QUALITY PROTEIN: phospholipase A1-IIgamma-like (The sequence of the model RefSeq protein was modified relative to this genomic sequence to represent the inferred CDS: deleted 1 base in 1 codon), producing MTLKDTVVNFCKRKQRREVSSTEVKSDIAKRWSLLSGKNHWQGLLDPLDRDLRRYIINYGEMAQVTYDTFNHEKASKYAGSSRYAEYDLFSKVGIDKGREFKYQVTKYFYATSSIEVSEAIIVKSWSREAWSKESNWMGYVAVATDEGKNALGRRDILIAWRGTIQTLEWANDLEFVLVPAPNIFGTNAEVKVHLGWYSIYNSEDPRSLFNKTSARNQVLTEVRRLVDEYKNEEISITITGHSLGAAVATLNAVDIVANGYNRPREMPNKACPVTAFAFASPRVGNDDFSRLYANLKNLHVLRTKNALDVVTLYPLINYTDVGEELVINTEESDYLKNPGNENSWHSLEVYLHGVAGTQGSKGGFKLEVNRDIGLVNKYMDVLKDEHCVPASWWCEKNKGMVQQEDGSWALMDHQDDGF from the exons ATGACTCTCAAAG ACACGGTGGTCAATTTCTGCAAGAGGAAGCAGAGGAGAGAAGTCAGCAGCACAGAAGTGAAAAGCGACATTGCCAAAAGATGGAGTCTTCTAAGTGGTAAAAACCACTGGCAAGGTCTGTTAGATCCTCTCGACAGGGACCTACGTCGATATATTATCAACTACGGTGAAATGGCCCAAGTAACATATGACACTTTCAACCACGAAAAGGCATCAAAATATGCAGGAAGCAGTAGATATGCAGAATATGATCTCTTTTCTAAAGTAGGAATAGATAAAGGCAGGGAGTTTAAGTATCAggttacaaaatatttttatgcgaCTTCA TCTATTGAAGTTTCCGAGGCCATTATTGTGAAATCATGGTCTAGGGAGGCTTGGAGCAAGGAATCAAATTGGATGGGGTATGTTGCTGTGGCTACAGATGAAGGGAAAAATGCATTGGGGCGAAGGGATATTTTGATAGCTTGGAGAGGGACAATTCAGACTCTTGAATGGGCGAATGATTTGGAGTTTGTTTTAGTTCCTGCTCCAAATATCTTTGGAACTAATGCTGAGGTCAAGGTGCATCTAGGCTGGTATTCTATATACAATTCTGAAGATCCAAGATCACTATTTAACAAGACCAGCGCAAGAAACCAG GTTCTCACCGAGGTAAGAAGATTGGTGGACGAGTACAAGAATGAAGAAATCAGCATAACTATAACAGGACATAGCTTAGGAGCAGCGGTCGCCACACTAAATGCAGTAGACATAGTTGCTAATGGATACAATAGGCCTCGGGAAATGCCTAACAAGGCCTGTCCTGTCACAGCCTTTGCATTTGCCAGTCCTCGTGTGGGGAACGACGATTTTAGTAGACTATATGCAAACCTAAAGAATCTTCATGTTCTGCGCACAAAGAATGCACTAGATGTTGTTACATTATACCCCTTGATAAACTACACAGATGTTGGTGAAGAGTTGGTCATTAACACTGAGGAATCGGACTACTTGAAGAATCCAGGCAACGAAAACAGTTGGCATAGCTTGGAAGTTTATTTGCATGGAGTTGCAGGCACCCAGGGGAGTAAAGGAGGATTCAAGCTTGAAGTTAATCGTGATATCGGGCTTGTTAACAAGTACATGGATGTGCTGAAGGACGAACATTGTGTACCAGCTTCGTGGTGGTGTGAGAAGAATAAAGGTATGGTGCAGCAGGAAGATGGATCTTGGGCATTGATGGATCATCAGGATGATGGCTTTTGA